Proteins from a single region of Capsicum annuum cultivar UCD-10X-F1 unplaced genomic scaffold, UCD10Xv1.1 ctg4331, whole genome shotgun sequence:
- the LOC107873021 gene encoding uncharacterized protein LOC107873021: protein MFDPRKQTSNIHDNILDPATTSTNCYDNWEPHNFDFQVSQKLGNQFIAQKIEDHEDDDDGGASSPPLWKNSPPRSPVHPINYRSLSPSSRTQAIARGQWELMEMVKNMPESCFELSLKDLVEQPKSFESQEECLVNNNREKKQVVQNIKIKNDQIRKAKMMRSKSIENGGVFLKMVSPVSLRSKKKKNVSANTTRVSPKPDEYENSCSKSLEKEWWKKRFSGSISGSSNNSGSTGRNRSRGSNSNSSSSNSTSSRNNSTRKRERVLSCCWSSLCLNKSILENDKGMTDALE, encoded by the exons ATGTTTGATCCAAGAAAACAAACATCTAATATCCATGACAACATTCTTGATCCTGCCACAACCTCAACTAACTGTTATGACAATTGGGAACCTCACAATTTTGATTTTCAAGTATCACAAAAACTTGGGAATCAATTTATAGCCCAAAAAATAGAAGAtcatgaagatgatgatgatggtggtgctTCTTCACCACCCTTATGGAAAAATAGCCCACCAAGAAGTCCAGTCCATCCGATAAATTATCGGTCGCTTTCACCTAGTTCTAGAACTCAAGCCATAGCCAGAGGACAATGGGAACTTATGGAAATGGTCAAGAACATGCCTGAATCTTGCTTTGAACTTTCTTTAAAGGATCTTGTTGAGCAACCTAAATCATTTGAGTCTCAAGAAGAATGCTTAGTCAATAATAATAGGGAGAAAAAACAAGTCGTGCAGAACATTAAGATCAAGAATGACCAAATTAGAAAAGCCAAGATGATGAGAAGTAAGAGTATTGAGAATGGAGGGGTATTTCTCAAGATGGTTTCACCTGTTTCTTTGagatcaaagaagaagaagaatgtatCAGCAAATACAACTAGAGTTTCCCCTAAGCCTGATGAGTATGAAAACTCTTGTTCAAAGAGTTTggagaaagagtggtggaagaaGAGATTTTCAGGTTCAATTAGTGGTAGTAGCAACAATAGTGGAAGTACTGGTAGAAATAGAAGCAGGGGCAGCAATTCTaacagcagcagcagcaacagtACTAGTAGCAGAAACAACAGCACCAG GAAAAGGGAAAGGGTTTTAAGCTGTTGTTGGTCAAGTTTATGCCTCAATAAAAGCATACTGGAGAATGATAAAGGGATGACTGATGCCTTAGAATAA